A single window of Populus nigra chromosome 17, ddPopNigr1.1, whole genome shotgun sequence DNA harbors:
- the LOC133677219 gene encoding bZIP transcription factor 17-like, which produces MEEEFNSQLPTPPLDPLFFNQNSDQNDNLNVPDLSSDFEDMSDFDITFDDLTDLYFPSENEQFLIPDNNAVSPDMGRSDNLGFESGSLEGCLGVFDSNPVNLESPESGGSGICGDQGGLEVDKYLNPSPSEAGSCDSGGSDSRSSDLGPASSHGSGNSGSGVLNAGSPESGTNGNPCNYVVDQKVVKTETESARNLKNDKIALTKRKKEMGDGENGDVMRNFKSRKAEGEDVSVNVSGGVVSSEEEEKRKARLVRNRESAHLSRQRKKHYVEELEDKVRAMHSTIADLNGKVSYFMAENATLRQQLNGNSACPPPMYAPMAPYPWVPCAPYVVKPQGSQVPLVPIPRLKPQQAVPMAKTKKVESKKGEGKTKKVASVSLVGLIFFILLFGGLVPMVDVKFGGVRESGISGFGFGSERFLDQHKGRVLIVDGHSNGSHENVGVGLSNEKIHCLRGRTGCPEHDSANKGAAEHVPGSDEFGQFGNASEQLVASLYVPRNDKLVKIDGNLIIHSILASERAMASHESPEVNITKQTALAIPDVGNNRGRHSHVYRTHAERQKALASGSADTSKDNVKSSAAKGKLQQWFREGLAGPLLSSGMCTEVFQFDVSPTPGAIVPASSVANVTAEHQKNNSTRLNKGRNRRILRGLPIPLAGSDLNITGEHAGRNTHKESFQGNKSVSPMVVSVLVDPREAGDSDVDGVITPKSLSRIFVVVLVDSIKYVTYSCVLPSIGPHLVTT; this is translated from the exons ATGGAGGAGGAATTCAACTCCCAACTCCCAACTCCTCCTCTCGATCCTCtctttttcaatcaaaattctGACCAAAACGACAACTTAAACGTTCCTGATCTGTCCTCTGATTTCGAGGACATGTCCGATTTTGACATCACCTTTGATGATCTCACTGACCTTTACTTCCCTTCCGAGAACGAGCAGTTCCTTATCCCTGACAACAATGCGGTCAGCCCGGACATGGGTAGATCAGATAACCTGGGTTTTGAATCCGGTTCTCTTGAAGGTTGTTTAGGGGTTTTTGATTCTAATCCCGTGAATTTGGAGTCGCCGGAGTCTGGTGGATCTGGGATATGTGGTGATCAGGGCGGCTTGGAGGTTGATAAGTATCTTAATCCTTCACCGTCGGAGGCTGGGAGTTGTGATTCGGGTGGGTCTGATAGTCGAAGCTCTGATTTGGGTCCTGCTTCGTCTCACGGGTCTGGGAATTCTGGGTCGGGTGTGTTGAATGCGGGTTCGCCGGAATCAGGTACGAATGGCAATCCCTGTAATTATGTTGTTGATCAGAAAGTTGTGAAAACTGAAACTGAAAGTGCGAGAAActtgaaaaatgataaaattgcgTTGActaagaggaaaaaagaaatgggTGATGGAGAAAATGGAGACGTTATGCGGAACTTTAAGTCCCGGAAAGCTGAGGGTGAAGATGTGAGTGTTAATGTTAGTGGGGGTGTGGTTTCGAgtgaagaagaggagaagaggaaaGCGAGGTTGGTGAGGAATCGGGAGAGTGCGCATTTGTCTAGGCAAAGGAAGAAGCATTATGTTGAGGAATTAGAAGATAAGGTGAGAGCAATGCATTCGACTATAGCTGATTTGAATGGTAAAGTTTCCTATTTTATGGCTGAAAATGCTACTTTGCGACAACAATTGAATGGGAACAGTGCGTGCCCGCCACCAATGTATGCACCCATGGCGCCTTATCCATGGGTGCCGTGTGCGCCTTATGTTGTTAAGCCTCAAGGGTCTCAAGTGCCATTGGTTCCGATTCCTAGGTTGAAACCGCAACAAGCTGTTCCTATGGCAAAGACTAAGAAGGTTGAGAGTAAGAAAGGCGAGGGTAAAACTAAGAAGGTTGCTAGTGTTAGTTTggttggtttgatattttttattttgttgtttggtGGGCTGGTTCCTATGGTGGATGTTAAGTTTGGAGGAGTTAGAGAGAGTGGAATTAGTGGGTTTGGTTTTGGTAGTGAGAGGTTTTTGGATCAGCATAAGGGAAGGGTTTTGATTGTTGATGGGCACTCAAATGGGTCGCATGAAAATGTCGGTGTTGGGTTGTCTAATGAAAAAATACATTGTTTGAGAGGTCGTACAGGGTGTCCAGAGCATGATTCTGCAAATAAAGGGGCTGCTGAGCATGTACCTGGATCAGATGAATTTGGTCAGTTTGGTAATGCTAGTGAACAGCTCGTTGCATCTTTATATGTGCCAAGAAACGATAAGCTTGTGAAGATAGATGGAAACTTGATAATTCATTCTATTCTGGCAAGCGAGAGAGCTATGGCCTCTCATGAAAGTCCTGAAGTGAATATCACTAAGCAGACAGCACTGGCTATTCCTGATGTTGGTAACAATAGAGGGAGGCATTCTCATGTGTACCGAACTCATGCTGAGCGACAGAAGGCCCTTGCTTCTGGATCTGCTGACACTTCAAAGGACAATGTGAAGTCATCTGCAGCTAAAGGCAAACTGCAACAGTGGTTCCGTGAAGGCCTTGCAG GGCCATTGTTGAGTTCAGGTATGTGCACTGAAGTGTTCCAGTTTGATGTCTCACCAACACCAGGAGCCATAGTTCCTGCGTCCTCAGTTGCCAATGTGACAGCAGAGCACCAGAAGAACAATTCTACTCGCCTCAACAAGGGGAGGAATAGAAGGATCCTCCGTGGCCTTCCAATTCCTCTCGCGGGATCGGATCTCAATATCACTGGAGAACACGCGGGAAGGAACACTCATAAGGAGAGCTTTCAGGGTAATAAATCGGTTTCTCCAATGGTTGTCTCTGTCCTTGTTGATCCTAGAGAGGCTGGCGACAGTGACGTTGATGGCGTAATCACCCCAAAGTCACTTTCTCGGATTTTTGTAGTCGTGCTCGTAGACAGCATAAAATATGTAACTTATTCGTGCGTGCTTCCTAGCATTGGTCCTCACCTAGTTACAACTTGA
- the LOC133676980 gene encoding transcription elongation factor TFIIS-like, producing MEKQFLSLFESAKKSAAIVATSASIFPEVYRCLDALDQLKRFPVTSSRVLVSTPVAKEVQYLTKHRVKMIRNTASCLLDAWSRNLYARNPAIDGKTQPTKSTSGSRTGTLIVKIQGRVIGRVKVNMPIQTEKKIKEEKENGSSCFKKPPQDPAMRCTNPGKVQSIRRCFKKPSTKRITQQENVKDFCSFKKPSEEPVKCSDGLRSKVRHILVESLCRVAKEVKEDLMEAVRLRDPIIVAADVESLMFERMGLFNGTKQLKYRSILFNMKDPKNPDLRRKVLLGQIKPEKLVTMTAEEMASNQRQFENDQIRKKSLWKEMNAEQQHKSVDPMEY from the coding sequence ATGGAGAAACAGTTTCTGTCGCTGTTTGAGTCAGCAAAAAAATCTGCAGCCATTGTGGCCACTTCTGCTTCAATATTTCCTGAAGTATATCGATGCCTAGATGCTTTGGACCAGCTTAAGAGGTTCCCCGTAACATCATCCAGGGTTCTTGTCTCCACTCCTGTTGCAAAAGAAGTTCAATATCTCACAAAACACCGTGTAAAGATGATCAGAAATACTGCTTCTTGCTTGCTGGATGCTTGGAGTAGGAATCTGTACGCAAGAAACCCTGCCATTGATGGTAAGACTCAGCCAACAAAATCTACAAGTGGGTCAAGAACGGGGACCCTTATTGTCAAGATACAAGGAAGAGTAATAGGAAGGGTTAAAGTTAACATGCCTATTCAGAcagagaagaagataaaagaagagaaagaaaatggttCCAGTTGTTTCAAGAAACCACCACAAGATCCTGCCATGCGCTGCACAAATCCAGGAAAAGTACAAAGTATCAGGCGCTGTTTCAAGAAACCATCTACCAAGCGCATCACGCAGCAAGAGAATGTGAAAGATTTCTGTAGTTTCAAGAAACCATCAGAAGAACCTGTCAAGTGCAGTGATGGCTTGCGTAGCAAGGTCAGGCACATTCTTGTGGAGTCATTGTGCAGAGTTGCAAAGGAGGTTAAAGAGGATTTGATGGAAGCAGTAAGATTGCGTGACCCAATTATTGTTGCTGCTGATGTTGAATCGCTGATGTTTGAAAGGATGGGGCTTTTCAATGGCACCAAACAATTGAAGTACAGGTCAATATTGTTCAACATGAAGGATCCAAAGAATCCAGATTTGAGAAGGAAAGTTCTTCTTGGACAGATTAAGCCAGAGAAACTCGTGACTATGACAGCAGAAGAGATGGCAAGCAATCAAAGGCAATTCGAGAATGATCAAATCAGGAAGAAATCTTTGTGGAAGGAGATGAATGCAGAACAACAGCACAAGTCAGTGGATCCAATGGAATATTGA